From the genome of Sphingobacterium sp. UGAL515B_05:
GTTTGGATTTCTTTCAAACCTATTTCGCCTGCAAGTTTTACAATGTCTTCAACACTGAAAAAACTTACAAATGGCGTTCCCGAAGCTGCAGCACCTTTCATTGCTATTTCTTGCATTGGTTTATCTTCTTCATCAAGTTGCTCCAACGGTAAATAAAATGCTATTGCAATCGTCGAACCCGAAGCAAGCAAAGTCATTTTTTTCAATGTGTCTGTAATTGCTTTTTTTGTCAAGTAACAACATATTGTTTTATTCCGTTCTCAATTTCAGTTTTTGCAACATCTTCAACAAATCGCGCACAAGCAACAATAGAAGCACGAAGTCGTTTGGTATATTTCATATCAGGGCGTTCTTGCCATTCTGCCTCGGGTTTGATTAAGTCATATCCAATTTTGTCGTCAATTACATAAGGTTTTTCGTCTATCAAAACGTGTAACGCTCTCCACAAAGCTGTTCGTAATGCTGTATTGTCTGGTTGTCTTGTTTTCATAATTTTCGTTCTATGCCAGTATCTGTAACTATGACCGCTAACAGTTTGGATATATTGCCGAAGGCAGTGATTTTAGCTCTAAAATTCAATCAAAGGACGAACGCTAAATCTTGTATAAACGCCCTATCTACGCCTTTCAGCCCCATCTTTGGCAATACCTTGCTATGGGTTGTTTTTCTATTTGCAGTATTCATTAATTCGTTCTTTTGCATATTCTGCTCCGTTGTCAAGTGCTCTATTCCAATTTTCGCAAGCTCTCCTTTTGTCTCTTAAATTGAAATACGTGTTTCCTAAATTGAAGTATGCTTGTTGTTTTGCTTCCTGCCCCAGTTTGTCAAGTTTCAAAATTGTTTCATAGTCAGCAATTGCACCCTGATAATCTCCATTTTGGTCTTTAAGTCCACCACGATTTATTAAAGCACTTACAAATTTTGGTGCAATTTCTAATGCTTTGTCGTAGTCTTTAAGTGCCGATTTCCAGATGTACAGCTCGTTTTTCACGATAGCTCTTGAATAGTAAGCATTTGGGTCTGTTGGGTCAATTTGGATTGCAAAGTTCCAATTAAATATTGCGCCACTTAAATCTCCATTGTTATAACATGCTAAACCTTTATCAAAATAATAGTCCGCTTTTGTTGTGTCAATGACTGGAAATTTTTGTTCCTTCGGGTCAAATGGTCCACCGTAAGCGTCAAGTTTTGCGTCAAATTCAAAACCTCTTTTATACATATCCAAACCCCAAAAAAGTAAGTTGTCGGCTGTCATTGGAATTTCATTGGTCTCACCGTTTAATTCCCAGAGTTTTTCGTATTTTTTAACTTCTAGAACGGTATAGGGATAATGTACCTTGATAAATTCTCCAAGTTTTTGTAAGTTCTCTTTTTTGTCTGAGATAAAAGTAAAATCCATTTTTGTCATGCAGTTGTCTTTAAGACCACTCTTGACCATATTAGTAAAAACGTCTTCGGCAGAAACTATTTCTTTGCTATATCCCTTAACAAAATCGTCCCAAGTGAAGAATGTCTGTTCCATTTTCTTTTGTCCGTAGACTGTGAAGATTGTTAGTAAAAGTAATAGTGTCAATATCTTATTTCTCATTCGGGGGGTCGGTTTTAAAATTGTCCATAATGTTTCACTGTTTTGTATGACCGGTCTGAATTACCGCCAATTATCAAATATACTCAATCAAAGTAATTCAGCGCCCCTTTTGCCAATTCAACGTTAGCGCTAGTTTTCCTGAATTAGTTATACTTATAGTTCCAACTGTCTTCAAAGTAAATTTTCTCCTTTCCATTTTCCCAGACACTAAAAATTCTACCATTTGAAGTTTCAAACGATTCTTTATCTCCCTCAAATCCTAAAATTCCATTTACCCATAAATCGTCTTCGACATTTGCTATTTTTATAGCAGTTTCTTTCGTTTTTCCGTCTCCAGTCTCAAAAATTGTTTCTAAAACCATTTTTAATCTTGCACCTAAATAATTGTTATCTGTTGTCCCCTTCTTTTGTTGACAACCACAGACAGGAATTAATGTGGAGAGTTCTACAGGATTTTTCGCCAAATTTGAGTAGCCCAATTTCAATATTTTAGAACAGTTATTTTTTATAACCGCTTTTCTGAAATTATCCTCGTTTGGATTATCTAAAAAAGCGAGCCCACTTCCTTTTTTATATATTTGACCGTAGTACAAAAATTTAATTTCTTCACTTGATATTTTTTCAGGTTCAGTTGTTATTTTATTTAATAAATTAGGATAGAAATACTGTGAAGATGGATTTTCTATTTCTGTTTTAATTCTTTCTTCGAATTCGTATGAAATTTGATTTTTTTGAGCATATAAAAGCGTATTCAAAAACATCAATATTAGCATTAGATTTAGTGTTTTTATTTTCATGTGGACAGTTTTTAAAATGATCGCGAAGACTCCAGAAACAATACGGTTCATATTAAATAGAACCTTTTGAAGATCAGTAAATCTTTCCGTTTTTTTAATAATTCTTGATCCGATAGTTCGCTTAATTCTTTTTCTTTCATGATTCTTTTTCTTTCATGCTATTTTTACTTTAGGTCCAAGGACAAAATACTTAATAATACCTTGTAAATTTCCTTATTTTGTCGGCGATACAGGTATCATGTGCTAATAATGGTTTCTGATCAAATATAAATATCTTCACGAAGATTTATCAAATTATTTCCTTTTTCAGGATATATCGTACTTACCACAGTCTTTTTATCGATATTAATGATAATAATGGAGAAACGAAGTTTTTAACAGATTGCGGATAACACACGATACAACAAAAAGGCAAGGTCCTACCATGGTAAGACCTTGTTCGTATTAGTAAAAAAACATGCAAATCCAGCGCAGACCAGAGCCAAGAACTAATTGGCTTCAAGTTGAATATCACCCGAAATTAGTCTTTCACTTTTTGCCCTTACCTGTATTTTACCTTTGTTTTTGCTCCTGACAATCGCCAAGGCTTTACCATGAAAAGCATTGCGTGAAGCTGATTGGAAGCTTGTCAGATCCGTCGTATTGCCATTGTCTGTCGCCACAATTTTTGCAGCATTTCCCTCCACCTCAAATTCGATTTTATCGTCTGCATCAGGAACAATCGTACCAAACTCGTCCACGATATAGGCATGCACAAAGGCAAGTTCTTTGTTTGCCGAATTGAAAGTCACGTTTTCTGCAGACAATTGTATACGATGCGCTCTCCCTGCTGTACGAATCGTTTTACTTAGCAGTTTCTTGCCACCTTGAAATGAAATAACTTCAATCTCCCCAGGTTCAAATTCAACGGCCTTAAATACAAGGTCGTACCGGTCTGGGTCGTTGGACTGCTCCCCTATCTTTTTACCGTTCAGATAAAGCTCCACCCGGTCAGCCTGATTAAAATATACCACGATATCTACCCGATCACCTTGCTTCCAATTCCAATGAGGCAATACATGTAAGACCGGTTTTTCAGTCCATACGCTTTGATACAGATAGTAGACATCTTTCGGAAACCCGGCTAGATCCACAATACCAAAGTACGAACTTCGTGCCGGCCAGGTGTACGGTGTGGGTTCGCCAAGATAATCAAATCCCGTCCATACATACATCCCAGCAATATGGTCATACCTTTCCATCAACCTCAAGCTTGTCTGATGATTTGAACCCCATGGTGTGAATACATTGTCGTAAGCCGATATGTTCCTGTCTTCATTCCCGCCAGAAAAAGGAATATCCCATCGTTCAGGCCACATGCGACTAGAATCATAAGGGACCAGATCATACGTTCCGCGGCTTTCCAACGCCGAGGTGCTTTCCGTTACGATAAACTTCTTTCCGGGATGATCCTGTGGGAAGCTTGCCCATTTCTTATGGTTATAGTTGTAGCCAATCAGATCTACCGCCGAACTCATCAGCACCGGATTTACTTTGGAAAGCTCATTATTGGCAATGGTGGTCGGACGTGTGCCATCCAGACTATCGACGATTGCGGCCAGCGCGATCGGAATGGCTGTACCATCAGCTTTGGAATGCCATTGCTCCTGCGCTTCATTGCCCAGGCACCAGATAAACAGCGACGGATGATTCCGGTCCCTTTTGACATGGTCAACAAAGTCCCGCTTGTACCATTCGTCCCAATATAAATGATAGTCATAGGGATTTTTATACCCTTTCCAGACATCGAAAGTTTCGCTCATCACGACAAAACCCAAGCTGTCGCAAAGGTCTAAAAACGCTGGAGCCGCAGGGTTGTGTGAGGTGCGTATCCCATTGACCCCCATTGCTTTCATGATGCGGAGCTGACGTAATGCTGCCGAC
Proteins encoded in this window:
- a CDS encoding class I SAM-dependent methyltransferase, whose product is MKTRQPDNTALRTALWRALHVLIDEKPYVIDDKIGYDLIKPEAEWQERPDMKYTKRLRASIVACARFVEDVAKTEIENGIKQYVVT
- a CDS encoding tetratricopeptide repeat protein, which encodes MRNKILTLLLLLTIFTVYGQKKMEQTFFTWDDFVKGYSKEIVSAEDVFTNMVKSGLKDNCMTKMDFTFISDKKENLQKLGEFIKVHYPYTVLEVKKYEKLWELNGETNEIPMTADNLLFWGLDMYKRGFEFDAKLDAYGGPFDPKEQKFPVIDTTKADYYFDKGLACYNNGDLSGAIFNWNFAIQIDPTDPNAYYSRAIVKNELYIWKSALKDYDKALEIAPKFVSALINRGGLKDQNGDYQGAIADYETILKLDKLGQEAKQQAYFNLGNTYFNLRDKRRACENWNRALDNGAEYAKERINEYCK
- a CDS encoding DUF4919 domain-containing protein: MKIKTLNLMLILMFLNTLLYAQKNQISYEFEERIKTEIENPSSQYFYPNLLNKITTEPEKISSEEIKFLYYGQIYKKGSGLAFLDNPNEDNFRKAVIKNNCSKILKLGYSNLAKNPVELSTLIPVCGCQQKKGTTDNNYLGARLKMVLETIFETGDGKTKETAIKIANVEDDLWVNGILGFEGDKESFETSNGRIFSVWENGKEKIYFEDSWNYKYN
- a CDS encoding glycoside hydrolase family 2 TIM barrel-domain containing protein, encoding MLKRLFHTGYSRMMILLFLLLATAGSLSGQSRKIIDFNGGWWFKLDSSQQYSNGRKGEGWRKLDLPHDWSIEMPFRENSPAGSGAAYLDGGVGWYQKTFKLAQAEQGQRIFIAFEGVYENSEVWINGHFLGKRPNGYIGFEYELSPYLYWDGRENLLSLKVNNKNQPNSRFYSGSGIYRDVKLISRNPVSVGTNSTFIRAGQLSEKRAVVDLSLEIEHNLKESKKITLLTAVLSAQGAVVASKRTTLSAVKAGQHSIAQQIVLENPVLWDIENPYQYTAKIKLIVDGRVVDEQLTKFGLRNFSFDQQQGFILNGRQLKIRGVCLHSDLGALGMAFNTSAALRQLRIMKAMGVNGIRTSHNPAAPAFLDLCDSLGFVVMSETFDVWKGYKNPYDYHLYWDEWYKRDFVDHVKRDRNHPSLFIWCLGNEAQEQWHSKADGTAIPIALAAIVDSLDGTRPTTIANNELSKVNPVLMSSAVDLIGYNYNHKKWASFPQDHPGKKFIVTESTSALESRGTYDLVPYDSSRMWPERWDIPFSGGNEDRNISAYDNVFTPWGSNHQTSLRLMERYDHIAGMYVWTGFDYLGEPTPYTWPARSSYFGIVDLAGFPKDVYYLYQSVWTEKPVLHVLPHWNWKQGDRVDIVVYFNQADRVELYLNGKKIGEQSNDPDRYDLVFKAVEFEPGEIEVISFQGGKKLLSKTIRTAGRAHRIQLSAENVTFNSANKELAFVHAYIVDEFGTIVPDADDKIEFEVEGNAAKIVATDNGNTTDLTSFQSASRNAFHGKALAIVRSKNKGKIQVRAKSERLISGDIQLEAN